The following proteins are co-located in the Pedobacter sp. FW305-3-2-15-E-R2A2 genome:
- the iscX gene encoding Fe-S cluster assembly protein IscX, whose amino-acid sequence MQDKFALPIYWNDHEDIAQELYEKFGDEFNEAKIYRIRFTELLEWVLSLPNFKGTKEESTEGHLEQIQSAWVYEWRDNQD is encoded by the coding sequence ATGCAAGATAAATTTGCTTTACCAATTTATTGGAACGACCACGAGGATATCGCTCAGGAGTTATATGAGAAATTTGGGGACGAATTCAATGAAGCCAAAATATACCGTATCAGGTTTACGGAATTATTAGAATGGGTGCTAAGCCTGCCTAATTTTAAAGGAACCAAGGAAGAAAGTACAGAAGGCCACCTGGAGCAAATTCAGTCTGCCTGGGTTTACGAATGGAGAGATAACCAAGACTAG
- a CDS encoding HAD-IIIA family hydrolase, translating into MFLQKLKEITTLIFDVDGVLTNGDILASDSGEFLRTFNIKDGYALQLAVKRGFQVCIISGGKGQAMQKRFEGLGIKAIFLGVSDKVQVFHQYLEKTQTEASQVLYMGDDIPDLKVMKLVGLPTCPADAVPEIKAISQYISPYTGGKTAVRDIIEKVLRVQEQWFDEHPSAADSGK; encoded by the coding sequence ATGTTTCTGCAAAAACTTAAAGAGATCACGACATTAATATTCGATGTAGATGGGGTATTAACCAATGGTGATATCTTGGCCTCAGATTCGGGGGAGTTTTTGCGGACATTTAATATTAAAGATGGTTATGCCCTTCAGCTGGCGGTGAAACGTGGATTCCAGGTTTGCATCATCTCCGGCGGAAAAGGTCAGGCCATGCAAAAACGCTTTGAAGGTTTGGGCATTAAGGCCATCTTTCTGGGCGTTTCTGATAAAGTACAGGTCTTCCATCAATACCTGGAGAAAACCCAGACGGAGGCAAGTCAGGTACTATACATGGGAGATGACATCCCTGATCTTAAAGTCATGAAACTGGTGGGGCTCCCTACCTGTCCGGCAGATGCTGTTCCGGAAATTAAAGCCATTTCTCAATATATTTCCCCTTATACCGGTGGTAAAACTGCAGTAAGGGACATTATCGAAAAAGTACTTCGGGTACAGGAGCAATGGTTTGATGAGCATCCTTCTGCCGCAGATTCAGGTAAATAA
- a CDS encoding Maf family nucleotide pyrophosphatase — translation MYQQRLPIILASKSPRRQELLSAMNLDFKVVLKEVDESYPEELLPAEIAVYIAEKKAKAFDEDNKGAIIITADTIVAYNGEILGKPEDAHHATEMLTKLSGTNHQVYTGVSLTHNGKMRSFYDTTEVFFNTLSPEQISYYITNYKPMDKAGAYGIQDWIGLIAVQKIIGSYTNVMGLPTEKLYKALADQSWMV, via the coding sequence ATGTATCAGCAAAGACTTCCGATTATCCTGGCCTCCAAATCTCCACGCAGACAAGAATTGTTAAGCGCCATGAACCTTGATTTTAAAGTCGTGTTAAAAGAAGTGGACGAGAGTTATCCAGAGGAGCTTCTTCCGGCTGAAATTGCGGTGTACATTGCCGAAAAGAAAGCCAAAGCATTTGATGAAGACAACAAAGGAGCAATCATTATTACCGCAGATACGATTGTGGCCTATAACGGAGAGATTCTGGGTAAACCGGAAGACGCACATCATGCCACAGAAATGCTGACCAAGCTATCAGGCACCAACCATCAGGTGTATACTGGCGTAAGTTTAACACATAATGGTAAAATGCGTTCCTTCTATGATACGACAGAGGTTTTTTTCAATACCTTAAGCCCTGAACAGATCAGTTATTACATTACGAACTATAAACCGATGGATAAAGCAGGGGCTTATGGAATTCAGGACTGGATTGGCCTGATCGCAGTGCAAAAAATAATTGGTTCTTATACCAATGTCATGGGGTTGCCTACAGAAAAGCTCTATAAGGCTTTGGCAGACCAGAGCTGGATGGTTTAA
- a CDS encoding exopolyphosphatase, whose amino-acid sequence MKVAVIDLGTNTFHLIIAELTANDISICYKTNLPVRLGEGKINDNFIIQEAFERGLLALEKFSLLIKEHEVELVKATATSAIRSAENGNSFIKAAKNYAGIDIEVISGDEEAEYIFKGVRATGVVDQTSLIMDIGGGSTEFIICDKEALLWKKSYNIGAARLMQAFFHSDPITTTDQTAVIRHLDTELSDLKEVLNLYRPKHLIGSAGAFETFTGMLYPELNLKETKHYPIGIPAYKALSATFIASSHEEREKMPGLIRLRVDMIVMAAILTDYILSAGNIEQLSLSTYDLKMGVLADLQD is encoded by the coding sequence ATGAAGGTTGCTGTTATTGACCTTGGAACGAACACTTTCCACCTGATCATTGCTGAACTTACAGCGAATGACATCAGTATTTGCTATAAAACAAACCTTCCCGTAAGACTTGGGGAAGGTAAGATCAATGACAATTTCATTATCCAGGAGGCCTTTGAAAGAGGCCTCCTGGCTTTGGAAAAGTTCAGCCTGCTCATTAAAGAACATGAGGTTGAACTCGTCAAAGCCACCGCAACTTCTGCCATCCGAAGTGCGGAAAACGGAAACAGCTTCATTAAAGCCGCTAAAAATTATGCAGGGATTGATATTGAGGTGATCAGCGGTGATGAGGAAGCGGAATACATCTTTAAAGGAGTCAGGGCTACAGGAGTCGTTGACCAGACCTCCTTAATAATGGATATCGGAGGAGGCAGTACCGAGTTCATCATTTGCGATAAAGAAGCACTCCTCTGGAAGAAAAGTTACAACATAGGCGCTGCACGTTTAATGCAGGCTTTCTTTCATTCTGATCCCATTACCACAACTGATCAAACTGCGGTTATACGTCATTTAGATACGGAATTAAGCGATTTAAAGGAAGTACTGAACTTGTACCGCCCAAAACATTTGATTGGCTCAGCGGGCGCTTTTGAGACTTTTACGGGCATGTTATATCCGGAGTTAAATCTGAAAGAGACCAAACACTATCCGATCGGCATTCCTGCCTATAAAGCCTTATCGGCAACCTTTATTGCGTCCAGTCATGAAGAAAGGGAAAAGATGCCAGGGCTCATCCGGTTAAGGGTAGACATGATTGTCATGGCTGCTATCCTGACAGATTATATCCTCTCTGCAGGAAACATTGAACAACTCAGTTTATCTACTTATGATCTCAAGATGGGCGTACTGGCTGACCTGCAAGATTAA